The following are encoded in a window of Vicinamibacteria bacterium genomic DNA:
- the cysT gene encoding sulfate ABC transporter permease subunit CysT: MLRIPWTRPRVLPGFGLTLGYTLLYLSVIVLIPLSTLFLRSATLGASGFWAAVTAPRVLASYKLTLGASLAGAVINAVFGLIVAWVLVRYRFPGHRLVDALVDLPFALPTAVAGIVLTTLYAETGWLGRPLAKAGIKVAFTPLGVAVALTFIGLPFVVRTLQPVIDSLEPEFEEAAASLGASRLQIFRRVILPAILPAWITGFALAFARALGEYGSVVFIAGNMPMRTEISALLIITKLEQYDYAGATAIAVVMLVASFVLLLAINRLQSWSMRFASD; encoded by the coding sequence GTGTTGAGGATTCCCTGGACGCGCCCGCGCGTTCTGCCGGGTTTCGGGCTGACCCTCGGATACACGCTCTTGTACCTGAGCGTGATCGTCCTGATCCCGCTCTCGACACTATTTCTGAGGAGCGCGACCCTCGGGGCGAGCGGCTTCTGGGCTGCCGTCACCGCGCCGCGCGTGCTGGCGTCGTACAAGCTCACTCTCGGCGCCTCGCTGGCGGGGGCTGTCATCAACGCCGTCTTTGGCTTGATCGTGGCCTGGGTCCTCGTGCGGTATCGTTTCCCGGGCCATCGGTTGGTGGACGCGCTCGTGGACCTTCCCTTTGCCCTCCCCACGGCCGTCGCCGGAATTGTGCTGACGACGCTCTATGCGGAAACGGGTTGGCTGGGCAGGCCGCTGGCGAAGGCGGGAATCAAGGTCGCCTTCACGCCTCTCGGCGTGGCCGTGGCCCTCACTTTCATCGGACTCCCGTTCGTGGTCCGCACGCTGCAGCCGGTGATCGACAGCCTTGAGCCCGAATTCGAGGAGGCGGCGGCAAGTCTGGGGGCGAGCCGGCTGCAGATCTTCCGGCGGGTGATCCTTCCCGCCATCCTCCCCGCCTGGATCACTGGCTTCGCGCTCGCCTTCGCACGAGCCCTCGGGGAGTACGGGTCCGTCGTCTTCATCGCGGGGAACATGCCGATGCGAACGGAGATTTCCGCTCTCCTGATCATCACCAAGCTGGAGCAGTACGACTACGCAGGCGCCACGGCCATCGCGGTGGTGATGCTCGTGGCCTCCTTCGTGCTGCTCCTCGCCATCAACCGCCTCCAGTCGTGGAGCATGCGCTTCGCATCGGACTGA
- a CDS encoding dienelactone hydrolase family protein, producing MERKNASDFSQEVLDLFHLYVHGDISRRAFLDRAGKFAVGGLTAAALLESLQANYAWAEQVPPQDKRIRTDSATVLSPMGNGSIKGYLVRPASGSKWPAVLVVHENRGLNPYVEDVARRLGTADFMALAPDGLTSLGGYPGDDEKGLELFKKLDRPKLAEDFVAAANWLKARPDSTGKLGVVGFCFGGGTASMIATRLPDLAAAVSFYGGVPEPAEVAKIKAAVLVHHAELDTRLAATWPDYDKALTAIGVPHEGYVYPKANHGFHNDTTPRYDEAAAKLAWQRTLDWFSKYLRG from the coding sequence ATGGAACGAAAGAACGCGTCCGACTTCTCGCAGGAAGTGCTGGACCTGTTTCACCTCTACGTTCACGGTGACATCAGTCGTCGGGCATTCCTGGACCGTGCCGGCAAGTTCGCCGTTGGTGGCCTCACGGCGGCGGCGCTCCTCGAGTCGCTCCAGGCCAACTACGCTTGGGCGGAGCAGGTGCCGCCGCAGGACAAGCGCATCCGGACCGACAGCGCGACGGTACTATCGCCCATGGGCAACGGCTCGATCAAGGGCTATCTCGTCCGGCCGGCGAGCGGCTCGAAATGGCCCGCGGTCCTCGTCGTCCATGAGAACCGCGGCCTCAATCCCTATGTTGAAGATGTCGCGCGGCGGCTCGGCACGGCGGATTTCATGGCCCTTGCGCCGGACGGCCTGACATCGCTCGGCGGGTATCCGGGCGACGACGAAAAGGGACTCGAGCTGTTCAAGAAGTTGGACAGACCAAAGCTCGCGGAGGACTTCGTCGCGGCCGCCAACTGGCTGAAGGCTCGTCCCGACAGCACGGGCAAGCTCGGGGTGGTCGGGTTCTGCTTCGGCGGCGGCACCGCCAGCATGATCGCCACCCGCCTTCCGGACCTTGCGGCGGCCGTTTCCTTCTACGGCGGGGTGCCTGAGCCGGCAGAAGTCGCGAAGATCAAGGCGGCGGTCCTGGTGCACCACGCCGAGCTCGACACGCGGCTGGCGGCGACGTGGCCCGATTACGACAAGGCCCTGACCGCCATCGGCGTACCGCACGAAGGCTACGTATATCCCAAGGCCAACCACGGCTTTCACAACGACACGACACCCCGCTACGACGAAGCCGCCGCGAAGCTGGCCTGGCAGCGGACGCTGGACTGGTTCAGCAAGTACCTGCGCGGCTGA
- the cysW gene encoding sulfate ABC transporter permease subunit CysW: protein MASVVGVQNRGADGPRNLTEPVAVRVVLTLVALAYLSVFLVVPLGAVFAEALQKGWAAYVNAVREPMALSALWLTLLTAAVAVPLNLVFGVAAAWTIAKFELPGKNALITLIDLPFAVSPVISGMVFILLFGRQGYLGPWLQAHDFKIVFALPGLALATIFVTFPFVARELIPVMQAAGPEEEEAARVLGAGGWTTFYRVTLPSVKWGLLFGVILCNARALGEFGAVSVVSGHIRGKTNTLPLHVEILYNEYNFQAAFAVASLLTFVAVLTLVAKSLVEWRSSRRTDSLAEPGQ, encoded by the coding sequence ATGGCCAGCGTCGTCGGCGTCCAGAATCGTGGGGCGGATGGACCGCGGAATCTCACCGAACCGGTCGCCGTTCGCGTCGTCCTCACCCTGGTGGCTCTGGCCTATCTCTCGGTCTTTCTCGTCGTCCCCCTCGGCGCCGTCTTCGCGGAGGCTCTGCAAAAGGGCTGGGCCGCCTACGTCAACGCGGTGAGGGAGCCGATGGCCCTCTCCGCGCTGTGGCTCACTTTGCTCACGGCCGCGGTTGCCGTGCCCTTGAACCTCGTCTTCGGCGTCGCCGCGGCATGGACGATCGCCAAGTTCGAGCTTCCGGGCAAGAACGCCCTCATCACGCTCATCGACCTTCCCTTTGCGGTCTCCCCGGTGATCTCGGGAATGGTCTTCATCCTCCTTTTCGGCCGCCAGGGATATCTGGGACCCTGGCTACAGGCCCACGACTTCAAGATCGTGTTCGCGCTTCCCGGGCTCGCCCTGGCCACCATCTTCGTCACCTTTCCCTTCGTCGCCCGGGAGCTGATCCCGGTGATGCAGGCGGCGGGACCCGAAGAGGAGGAAGCGGCGCGGGTGCTGGGGGCCGGCGGCTGGACCACCTTCTACCGCGTGACGCTCCCCAGCGTGAAGTGGGGGCTCCTGTTCGGCGTGATCCTCTGCAACGCTCGCGCCCTGGGCGAGTTCGGCGCCGTCTCGGTCGTGTCGGGGCACATCCGGGGCAAGACCAACACCCTGCCCCTGCACGTGGAGATCCTCTACAACGAATACAACTTCCAGGCCGCTTTTGCCGTGGCCTCCCTGCTCACTTTCGTCGCCGTCCTCACCCTTGTGGCCAAGAGCCTGGTCGAGTGGCGGTCGAGCCGGCGGACGGACTCGCTTGCGGAGCCCGGGCAATGA
- a CDS encoding cupin domain-containing protein → MNRSSLTAVTVIVVFATFLTLSWTPALDAQQAGAKRTILTKQDLSNFPAHEGVVAQVEFTPGAREPKHTHPGDVFGYVHEGTLTVSIEGRPTATVKSGEVFFVPAGKVHWAENAGETPVKVLATFVVEKGKPLTSPAQ, encoded by the coding sequence ATGAACCGGTCGAGCTTGACGGCAGTTACCGTAATAGTCGTGTTCGCTACCTTCTTAACGTTATCCTGGACTCCTGCTCTGGATGCTCAGCAGGCAGGTGCCAAACGCACGATTCTGACGAAGCAAGACCTAAGCAATTTTCCAGCCCACGAGGGAGTGGTAGCCCAAGTGGAATTTACACCGGGGGCACGAGAACCGAAACACACGCATCCCGGCGACGTCTTCGGGTATGTTCACGAGGGCACTCTCACCGTTAGCATCGAGGGCAGACCGACCGCCACGGTGAAATCAGGCGAGGTCTTTTTTGTGCCGGCTGGAAAAGTTCATTGGGCAGAAAATGCGGGCGAAACGCCAGTCAAGGTGCTGGCCACGTTCGTGGTCGAGAAGGGCAAACCGCTGACTTCTCCGGCCCAGTGA
- a CDS encoding thioredoxin family protein: MEPASPPRGGSQRRWPRALLAAVPVLLGLRLVLPEPRDQVAWVPLAEAARVSAERGRPILYDFTAAWCGPCARLEREVFSDPRQAAFVNERFVPVKVVDRAKEDGENPPPVASLEARLQVRGFPTLVVAGPDGPALNQLTGYRSHRWVVRFLEYAASGKARAARPGDGRRSVTE, encoded by the coding sequence ATGGAGCCGGCTAGCCCTCCGCGCGGTGGCTCCCAGCGGCGCTGGCCGCGCGCGCTGCTCGCGGCAGTACCCGTCCTGCTGGGACTGCGGCTGGTGCTTCCTGAGCCCCGGGACCAGGTGGCCTGGGTGCCGCTGGCGGAAGCAGCGCGGGTCTCCGCGGAGCGCGGCCGGCCCATCCTCTACGACTTCACCGCGGCCTGGTGTGGGCCATGCGCCCGCCTGGAGCGCGAGGTCTTCTCCGACCCCCGCCAGGCGGCGTTCGTCAACGAACGCTTCGTACCGGTAAAGGTGGTTGACCGCGCCAAGGAGGACGGCGAGAACCCGCCTCCGGTGGCCTCGCTGGAGGCGCGCCTCCAAGTCCGGGGCTTTCCCACCCTGGTGGTCGCTGGCCCCGACGGTCCCGCGCTCAACCAACTTACGGGCTACCGCTCGCACAGATGGGTAGTGCGCTTCCTGGAGTACGCCGCCAGCGGCAAGGCGCGGGCGGCAAGGCCCGGTGACGGGCGCCGCAGCGTTACCGAGTGA
- a CDS encoding sulfate ABC transporter ATP-binding protein: MSIEVRNVTKKFGDFIAVNDVSLHVPSGELVALLGPSGSGKTSLLRIIAGLEQAERGQVLFEGEDATTRHVRHRSVGFVFQHYALFRHMSVFENVAFGLRVRPRASRPEEKEIRRRVMDLLKLVQLDWLGNRLPSELSGGQRQRVALARALAVEPRVLLLDEPFGSLDAKVRQELRRWLRRLHDEIRLTSVFVTHDQEEALEVADRVVVMNHGRVEQVGTPQEVFDHPATPFVMGFLGNVNIFGGRVEGGRAILGPLRLDYPEHPHAESLPAAGYTRPHELEVDRTEGGGGGFWAALRYANTAGAVVKLELVTGDDRIVHVETTREQYELLRPTTGERLYVRPRQVRIFVEPGKGPPSSADGVMPPK, from the coding sequence ATGAGCATCGAAGTCCGAAACGTCACGAAGAAATTCGGGGACTTCATCGCGGTGAACGACGTGAGCCTCCACGTCCCCAGCGGTGAGCTCGTGGCGCTGCTAGGCCCCTCCGGGTCGGGGAAGACCAGCTTGCTGCGGATTATCGCCGGCCTCGAACAAGCCGAGAGGGGCCAGGTACTCTTCGAGGGCGAAGACGCGACCACCCGCCACGTGCGCCATCGGTCCGTGGGCTTCGTCTTCCAGCACTACGCTCTCTTCCGCCACATGAGCGTTTTCGAGAATGTGGCCTTCGGCCTCCGCGTCCGGCCGCGGGCCAGCCGCCCCGAGGAGAAGGAGATCCGCCGCCGCGTGATGGACCTCCTGAAGCTGGTCCAGCTCGACTGGCTCGGGAATCGGCTTCCTTCCGAGCTCTCGGGCGGGCAGCGGCAGCGCGTGGCCCTGGCCCGCGCCCTGGCCGTGGAGCCACGGGTGCTCCTGCTCGACGAGCCCTTCGGCTCCCTGGACGCCAAGGTGCGCCAGGAGCTCCGGCGGTGGCTGCGCCGCCTCCACGACGAGATCCGCCTCACCAGCGTGTTCGTCACCCACGATCAGGAGGAAGCTCTGGAGGTCGCGGACCGGGTGGTGGTCATGAACCACGGGCGCGTGGAGCAGGTGGGAACGCCGCAGGAGGTCTTCGATCACCCCGCCACCCCCTTTGTCATGGGATTCCTGGGAAACGTGAACATCTTTGGGGGGCGCGTAGAGGGCGGGCGGGCCATCCTCGGCCCCCTCCGTCTCGACTACCCGGAGCACCCCCACGCGGAGTCTCTCCCCGCCGCCGGCTACACGCGGCCCCACGAGCTGGAGGTGGACCGGACAGAGGGCGGGGGGGGTGGATTCTGGGCCGCGCTGCGCTACGCCAACACGGCCGGCGCCGTGGTCAAGCTCGAGCTCGTCACCGGAGACGACCGGATCGTGCACGTCGAGACGACCCGCGAGCAGTACGAACTCCTCCGCCCGACAACCGGCGAGCGGCTCTATGTTCGGCCGCGCCAGGTGCGCATCTTCGTAGAGCCCGGCAAGGGTCCGCCATCGTCAGCGGACGGAGTGATGCCGCCCAAATAG
- a CDS encoding ABC transporter permease subunit, with product MAEMFRSTLRARGLRPAPLALAAFLVATATFLGWVDGGIDPLTAIVIASISTIVTSAGLIGSDVADGTVQLVLARPLTRNQYLAGRFLGAATLAVLAGVLILCGGTAGVWLRSGRLDREELTLLAITTLAHLLWQTTLCFALSTFAPGHGDVVAYLVLLVASRLLAWQASDVSWPWLAAAFHWWADQVENELTYSGFSLTFLQDLVRWLSNGAVTLLLGALVFRHRQFSYGAG from the coding sequence ATGGCTGAGATGTTCCGCAGCACTCTGCGCGCGCGAGGGCTCCGCCCGGCTCCGCTGGCGCTGGCCGCTTTCTTGGTGGCCACCGCTACCTTCCTGGGCTGGGTGGACGGCGGCATCGACCCCCTAACCGCAATCGTAATCGCCAGCATCAGCACCATTGTGACCAGCGCGGGCCTGATCGGCAGCGACGTGGCGGACGGCACGGTGCAGCTGGTGCTGGCGCGGCCCCTGACCCGGAACCAGTACTTGGCGGGGCGCTTCCTGGGCGCCGCCACTCTGGCCGTGCTCGCCGGTGTGCTCATCCTCTGCGGGGGCACCGCCGGAGTGTGGCTGAGAAGCGGGCGGCTGGACCGGGAAGAGCTGACCCTCCTGGCTATAACGACTCTCGCCCACCTGCTCTGGCAGACCACCCTTTGCTTCGCCCTCTCCACATTCGCTCCCGGGCATGGTGACGTGGTCGCCTACCTGGTGCTGCTGGTGGCCAGCCGGCTTCTGGCCTGGCAGGCGTCGGACGTGTCCTGGCCCTGGCTGGCGGCGGCGTTCCACTGGTGGGCGGACCAGGTCGAAAACGAACTCACCTACTCCGGCTTTTCGCTCACGTTCTTGCAGGACCTCGTGCGCTGGCTCAGCAACGGGGCAGTGACGCTGCTGCTGGGCGCATTGGTGTTTCGCCACCGGCAGTTCTCGTATGGAGCCGGCTAG
- a CDS encoding MarR family winged helix-turn-helix transcriptional regulator produces the protein MSRLTNPAYETTLLVRDSCLCLHVQRAARALARRFDDALRPLSLTNGQFSLMMSLNRPKPPDMAEVSSLLAMDRTTLTAALKPLQSRGLVTIVTDPTDRRRRLMTLTPTGRKLLVRAVPVWKRTHAAIESLLSDGGPDRLRKDLRALY, from the coding sequence ATGTCAAGACTTACGAACCCTGCTTACGAGACGACACTCCTGGTCCGTGACTCTTGCCTCTGTCTTCATGTGCAGCGAGCAGCGAGGGCGCTGGCGCGACGCTTTGACGATGCGTTACGCCCGCTAAGCCTGACCAACGGGCAGTTCTCGCTCATGATGTCCCTGAACCGCCCGAAACCACCCGATATGGCGGAAGTGTCGTCGCTACTGGCGATGGATCGGACCACCTTGACGGCGGCCCTCAAACCGTTGCAGAGCAGGGGCCTGGTCACGATCGTGACGGACCCGACCGACCGGCGGCGCCGTCTGATGACGCTGACGCCCACTGGGCGGAAATTGCTTGTCCGCGCCGTTCCCGTCTGGAAGAGAACCCACGCTGCGATCGAGAGCCTTCTTTCCGATGGCGGCCCGGACCGGCTGCGGAAAGATCTGCGCGCACTCTACTGA
- a CDS encoding ABC transporter ATP-binding protein, translated as MTLIAARGVEKTYRSWRRRIPALAGVDLDVHQGEVFGLIGPNGAGKTTLLTCLLGLQRPDRGTIAVAGRAADDLAVRARTGYLPERLGFDRELTGQDFLRQHARLAGLGEREVAPSLRQARERVQIAEEALRRPLRTYSRGLLQRIGLAQALFRAPDLLFLDEPASGMDPIGVALVREVILEERARGSTVVLNSHQLPEVERVCDRVAFIARGHVERVEVLRDPSRATETWEARVGTGQQDAALATLRGAGLAVAGQGEDRIRLELTPAELARVAPVLVGAGLALLGLAPATARLEGLFGNGGRDG; from the coding sequence ATGACGCTCATTGCCGCCCGCGGCGTCGAGAAGACCTACCGGTCCTGGCGCCGCCGCATCCCCGCTCTCGCCGGGGTGGACCTCGATGTGCACCAGGGCGAAGTATTCGGCCTCATCGGCCCAAACGGCGCCGGCAAGACCACGCTGCTCACCTGCCTGCTGGGCCTCCAGCGCCCCGACCGCGGGACCATCGCCGTGGCCGGCCGCGCCGCGGACGACCTGGCAGTGCGGGCCCGCACCGGTTACCTCCCGGAACGGCTGGGCTTTGATCGCGAGTTGACCGGGCAGGATTTCCTCCGCCAGCACGCGCGGCTGGCGGGCCTCGGGGAGCGGGAGGTCGCGCCCAGCCTGCGCCAGGCGCGCGAGCGCGTGCAGATCGCGGAGGAGGCGCTGCGGCGCCCCCTGCGCACCTACTCGCGGGGCCTGCTGCAGCGCATCGGGCTTGCCCAGGCGCTGTTCCGCGCGCCGGACCTGCTCTTTCTGGACGAGCCCGCCTCGGGTATGGACCCCATCGGCGTGGCCTTGGTGCGCGAGGTGATCCTTGAGGAGCGCGCCCGCGGGTCCACGGTGGTGCTGAACTCACACCAGCTCCCGGAGGTGGAGCGTGTGTGCGACCGCGTGGCCTTCATCGCGCGCGGGCATGTGGAGAGGGTGGAGGTGCTGCGCGATCCGAGCCGCGCCACCGAAACCTGGGAAGCGCGGGTGGGCACCGGCCAGCAGGACGCGGCGCTGGCCACGCTAAGAGGGGCCGGCCTGGCGGTGGCGGGCCAGGGAGAGGACCGGATTCGCCTGGAGCTGACGCCGGCCGAGTTGGCGCGAGTCGCACCTGTACTCGTGGGAGCCGGGCTCGCCCTGCTGGGCCTGGCTCCCGCGACGGCCCGGCTGGAGGGGCTTTTCGGAAACGGGGGCCGCGATGGCTGA
- a CDS encoding PAS domain S-box protein, protein MIGLAFDVTERTRAESGLREAQRLLREAQRIGRVRSWEEDLRTGVIKEDLAELVEPPLPLPREEAWKAVPTEERARLVELRRRTIEEGVPFEIEHPLVTPDGSTRTVVTRGELLRDTSGRPERILGSTLDITDRARVEEEVRVGQRLLQRVLETIPVGVVVVDPDANVVLSNPASARIWGGVIAAADERYRSCKGHWHATGQPLAPEDWGSMRALRKGETSLNELIDIETFDGRRRIIQNSAAPISGPNGAIVGAVVVNQDVTERVRAEEALRRTQRLLVEAEKLGATGSWEHDLVTGEIVDSEGNRRLFFGGARGTHVFDDYSQVIHPDDRARVLSRRAELLAGEGPPDIEYRVIWPDASVHHILGLATVVRDFAGRAVRVYGTNADITRRKLAEEERARLLDSERRARAETERTLERLRAIQSITDLALARLAVDELVAELLARLRKALEGDYAFIELIDEKHDRLFTRAADGVALDLVKTVRVPIGQAVSGRIAADGKPQIIYDLSTADISKVEGLTPEFRTLLRGSMLGTPLQVEGRVIGVLSVVTAQPRRFTEEDLRLLQVVADRVAPTIERSRLDEGMRAGRKQLQALSRRLLSAQEEERRRLAVELHDELGQVLTVVKINLASLERQRKAGMGLARLKEAIASVDQAMERVRDLALDLRPSVLDDLGLAAAVRWYADRFARTTHVRAHVAMDVVPQVPAELETACFRVTQEALTNIARHARARNVWIDLHVVGAEIDLRIRDDGVGFDAALARERAIGGASMGLLGMQERVSLAGGVYELTTRPGGGTEVRARLPLRTNTSSAP, encoded by the coding sequence GTGATCGGCCTCGCATTCGACGTCACCGAACGGACTCGTGCGGAAAGCGGGCTCCGCGAAGCGCAGCGTCTCCTTCGCGAAGCGCAGCGCATCGGGCGCGTGCGGTCGTGGGAGGAGGATCTGCGTACCGGCGTCATCAAGGAGGACCTAGCCGAACTGGTCGAGCCGCCTCTACCGCTGCCGCGGGAGGAAGCCTGGAAGGCGGTTCCAACTGAAGAGCGGGCTCGTCTAGTCGAGCTGCGTCGACGCACGATCGAAGAGGGTGTGCCCTTTGAGATCGAGCACCCACTGGTGACCCCCGACGGCTCAACGCGTACCGTCGTGACGCGTGGCGAACTGCTGCGCGACACCTCCGGCCGGCCGGAGCGCATCCTTGGCTCGACCCTCGACATCACCGACCGGGCTCGTGTCGAGGAGGAGGTCCGCGTGGGCCAGCGGCTCCTGCAACGTGTGCTGGAGACGATCCCCGTCGGTGTGGTGGTCGTCGATCCTGATGCCAACGTCGTCCTCAGCAATCCCGCGTCAGCCCGTATCTGGGGCGGCGTCATTGCCGCTGCGGACGAGCGTTACCGCAGCTGCAAGGGCCATTGGCACGCGACGGGCCAACCGTTGGCTCCTGAGGACTGGGGCTCGATGCGAGCCCTGCGCAAGGGCGAGACCTCGCTCAACGAGTTGATCGACATCGAGACATTCGACGGACGGCGCCGCATCATTCAGAACTCGGCCGCGCCAATATCCGGGCCCAACGGCGCCATCGTCGGCGCCGTGGTCGTCAACCAGGACGTCACGGAGCGCGTCCGCGCCGAGGAGGCCCTGCGGAGGACCCAGCGCCTCCTGGTGGAAGCGGAGAAACTCGGGGCGACCGGTAGCTGGGAGCACGACCTTGTCACGGGCGAGATCGTCGACAGCGAAGGGAACCGGCGGCTCTTCTTCGGTGGCGCCAGAGGTACGCACGTATTCGACGACTACTCCCAGGTGATCCATCCCGACGACCGCGCCCGCGTGCTCTCCCGTCGGGCAGAGCTGCTGGCGGGCGAGGGTCCGCCGGACATCGAGTACCGCGTGATCTGGCCGGACGCCAGCGTGCACCACATCCTCGGGCTCGCCACAGTCGTGCGCGATTTCGCGGGCCGAGCGGTGCGTGTCTATGGGACCAACGCGGACATCACCCGCCGTAAGCTCGCGGAGGAGGAGCGCGCACGCCTCCTGGACAGCGAGCGCCGCGCCAGAGCGGAGACGGAGCGGACGCTCGAGCGGCTTCGCGCCATTCAGAGCATCACCGATTTGGCTCTGGCACGCCTCGCCGTCGACGAACTGGTGGCCGAGCTGCTGGCGCGTTTACGAAAGGCTCTGGAAGGCGACTACGCTTTCATTGAACTCATCGATGAAAAGCACGATAGACTCTTCACCCGAGCCGCCGACGGAGTGGCTCTGGACCTGGTCAAGACCGTACGGGTGCCGATCGGCCAGGCGGTCTCAGGCCGCATCGCCGCCGACGGGAAGCCGCAGATCATCTACGACCTGTCAACCGCCGATATTTCCAAGGTCGAAGGGCTGACCCCCGAGTTTCGTACCCTCCTTAGGGGCTCGATGCTCGGGACTCCCCTGCAGGTCGAGGGCCGAGTGATAGGCGTGCTGAGCGTCGTTACTGCCCAGCCGCGCCGATTCACGGAAGAGGACTTGCGCCTGCTCCAGGTTGTTGCCGACCGCGTTGCACCCACGATCGAGCGGAGCCGCCTCGACGAGGGGATGCGGGCGGGCCGTAAGCAGTTGCAAGCCCTGTCCCGGCGCCTCCTTAGTGCACAGGAGGAGGAGCGCCGGCGGCTGGCTGTCGAGCTGCACGACGAGCTCGGCCAGGTCCTCACGGTCGTGAAGATCAATCTCGCGTCCCTCGAGCGGCAGAGGAAAGCCGGAATGGGCTTAGCCCGCCTCAAGGAAGCGATCGCTTCCGTCGACCAGGCCATGGAGAGGGTGCGCGACCTGGCATTGGACCTGAGGCCTTCGGTGCTCGACGACCTCGGGCTAGCTGCGGCCGTCCGCTGGTATGCCGACCGATTCGCGAGGACGACGCACGTCCGCGCACACGTTGCAATGGATGTGGTGCCGCAAGTGCCGGCGGAGCTGGAAACCGCCTGCTTCCGGGTGACCCAGGAGGCGCTCACGAACATTGCTCGCCACGCGCGGGCTCGAAACGTCTGGATAGATCTCCACGTCGTCGGCGCTGAGATCGACCTCAGGATTCGGGATGACGGGGTCGGCTTCGACGCCGCCCTGGCGCGGGAGCGCGCGATCGGAGGAGCTTCGATGGGCCTCCTCGGGATGCAGGAGCGCGTGTCCCTGGCGGGCGGAGTTTACGAACTAACCACCCGCCCAGGAGGTGGGACTGAGGTGAGGGCTCGCCTGCCCCTTAGGACGAATACTTCCAGTGCGCCGTGA